The Tenrec ecaudatus isolate mTenEca1 chromosome 6, mTenEca1.hap1, whole genome shotgun sequence genome has a window encoding:
- the LOC142450899 gene encoding olfactory receptor 6C4 translates to MKNRTTFAEFILLGLTNKPEFQVVIFIFLFLTYILSVLGNLTIITLTLLDPHLQTPMYFFLRNFSFLEMSFTSIFIPRFLTSMTTGNKVISFAGCLTQYFFAILLGATEFYLLASMSYDRYVAICKPLHYLTLMSSRVCIQLVFCSWLGGLLAILPPIILMSQVDFCVSNVLNHYYCDYGPLLELACSDTSFLELIVICLATVTLVVTLVLVTLSYTYIIRTILRIPSGQQRAKAFSTCSSHMVVISLSYGSCMFMYINPSAKEVGAFNKGVAVLITSVTPLLNPFIYTLRNQQVKQAFRDTVKKFVSF, encoded by the coding sequence ATGAAAAATCGGACCACATTTGCTGAGTTTATCTTGTTGGGTCTCACAAATAAACCTGAATTTCAGGTAGTGATATTTATCTTTCTGTTCCTCACCTACATACTAAGTGTCCTAGGAAATCTGACCATTATTACCCTTACTTTACTAGACCCCCATCTCCAGACTCCCATGTATTTCTTCCTACGGAATTTCTCTTTCTTAGAAATGTCCTTCACCTCCATTTTTATCCCTAGATTTCTGACTAGCATGACAACAGGAAATAAGGTTATCAGCTTTGCTGGCTGCTTGACTCAATATTTCTTTGCTATATTACTGGGGGCAACAGAGTTCTACCTGCTGGCCTCTATGTCTTATGACCGGTACGTGGCCATCTGTAAACCACTACATTACCTGACTCTCATGAGCAGCAGAGTGTGTATACAACTAGTGTTCTGCTCCTGGCTCGGAGGATTACTAGCTATCTTACCTCCAATCATTCTCATGAGCCAGGTGGatttctgtgtctccaatgttctgAACCACTATTATTGTGACTACGGACCCCTCTTGGAACTTGCCTGCTCAGACACAAGTTTCTTAGAATTGATAGTCATCTGCTTGGCAACCGTGACTCTGGTGGTGACTCTGGTGCTAGTGAccctttcttacacatacattaTCAGGACCATTCTGAGGATCCCTTCTGGCCAACAAAGGGCTAAAGCCTTTTCCACTTGCTCTTCCCACATGGTTGTTATCTCCCTCTCTTATGGCAGCTGCATGTTTATGTACATTAATCCCTCTGCGAAAGAAGTCGGTGCTTTCAACAAAGGAGTAGCTGTGCTCATTACTTCGGTTACCCCTTTGTTGAACCCCTTCATTTACACACTAAGAAATCAGCAAGTGAAGCAAGCCTTCAGGGATACTGTCAAAAAATTTGTgagcttttaa
- the LOC142451457 gene encoding olfactory receptor 6C2-like, which translates to MKNHTAITTFIILGLTKDPQLQILVFIFLFITYMLSLLGNMTIIFLIFVDSHLKTGMYFFLQNFSFLEISFTTACVPTYLHIVATGDQTISVKACFIQIFFIVLFGATEFFLLAVMSYDRYVAICKPLHYLTIMNSRVCRSLILCCWVAGLLIILPPLGLSLHLEFCDSVIDHFVCDASPLLKNSCSDTWFIEQLVIVCAVLTFIMTLVCVVLSYMHIVKTILRLPSGQQRKKAFSTCSSHIIVVSIAYGSCIFMYIKPSAKDEVAINKAVSLLTTSVAPLLNPFIYTLRNKQVKQSFNDILKRFAFLSKNS; encoded by the coding sequence ATGAAAAACCACACAGCAATAACAACATTCATCATCCTGGGATTGACAAAGGACCCACAGCTACAGATTTTGGTTTTCATCTTTCTGTTTATCACATATATGTTAAGCTTACTTGGGAATATGACtatcatttttctcatttttgtgGATTCTCATCTAAAAACAGGTATGTacttttttcttcaaaatttctCCTTTTTAGAAATCTCATTCACAACTGCGTGTGTGCCCACATACCTGCACATCGTAGCAACTGGTGACCAAACTATCTCCGTCAAAGCATGCTTCATCCAAATATTTTTCATTGTTCTCTTTGGGGCGACAGAGTTTTTTCTCTTGGCCgtcatgtcctatgaccgctatgtggccatctgcaaaCCCCTTCACTATTTGACCATTATGAACAGCAGAGTCTGCAGGAGTCTCATCCTCTGTTGTTGGGTGGCAGGCCTGCTGATTATCCTCCCTCCTCTTGGCTTGAGCCTCCATCTGGAATTTTGCGACTCTGTCATTGATCATTTTGTCTGTGATGCTTCTCCACTTCTGAAGAATTCATGTTCAGACACGTGGTTCATAGAGCAACTGGTTATAGTTTGTGCTGTGCTGACATTCATAATGACTCTTGTATGTGTAGTTCTATCTTACATGCATATAGTTAAGACTATTCTAAGGTTGCCTTCTGGCCAGCAAAGGAAGAAAGCCTTTTCCACCTGTTCTTCCCACATCATTGTGGTTTCCATCGCCTACGGCAGCTGCATCTTCATGTACATCAAACCCTCAGCCAAGGATGAAGTGGCCATAAACAAGGCAGTTTCTCTGCTCACTACATCTGTGGCTCCTTTGTTGAACCCCTTCATTTACACCCTGAGAAATAAACAAGTAAAGCAGTCATTCAATGACATCCTCAAAAGATTTGCATTTCTTTCAAAGAATTCGTAG